The Nesterenkonia xinjiangensis genome contains a region encoding:
- the rpsR gene encoding 30S ribosomal protein S18 has translation MAKAELKKPKPKANPLKAADIKVIDYKDTALLRKFISDRGKIRARRVTGVSVQEQRKIAQAIKNAREMALLPYSGAGRG, from the coding sequence ATGGCAAAGGCTGAACTCAAGAAGCCGAAGCCCAAGGCGAACCCGCTGAAGGCTGCTGACATCAAGGTCATTGACTACAAGGACACCGCCCTGCTGCGGAAGTTCATCTCCGACCGAGGCAAGATCCGTGCTCGCCGGGTGACCGGCGTGTCCGTCCAGGAGCAGCGCAAGATCGCCCAGGCGATCAAGAATGCTCGTGAGATGGCCCTGCTGCCGTACTCCGGCGCGGGTCGCGGCTGA
- a CDS encoding single-stranded DNA-binding protein — protein sequence MAGETIITVVGNLTADPELRFTPSGAAVANFSIASTPRFFDRQANEWKDGETLFVRCSLWREAAENAAESLTKGMRVVAQGRLKARSFETKEGERRTSWELDVDEIGPSLRFATASVQRQSRGGGGGGGFSSGGGGAGFGGGAAAGGGFGGGGDSFGGGGGQQPSGGSSDPWGGQPSGGGWDTPDSNEPPF from the coding sequence ATGGCCGGCGAGACCATCATCACCGTTGTCGGGAACCTGACTGCTGACCCGGAGCTGCGCTTCACCCCCTCGGGTGCAGCCGTGGCGAACTTCAGCATCGCCTCCACGCCGCGATTCTTCGACCGTCAGGCGAATGAGTGGAAGGACGGCGAGACGCTCTTCGTCCGGTGCTCCCTCTGGCGGGAGGCTGCGGAGAACGCCGCAGAGTCGCTGACCAAGGGGATGCGTGTGGTCGCCCAGGGCCGTTTGAAGGCCCGCTCCTTCGAGACCAAGGAGGGCGAGCGTCGCACCTCCTGGGAGCTCGACGTCGACGAGATCGGCCCCTCGCTGCGCTTCGCCACGGCGAGCGTGCAGCGTCAGAGCCGCGGCGGCGGAGGCGGCGGCGGCTTCTCCAGCGGTGGTGGCGGTGCAGGCTTCGGCGGTGGCGCTGCTGCCGGTGGCGGCTTCGGCGGAGGGGGAGACTCCTTCGGCGGCGGTGGCGGCCAGCAGCCCTCCGGCGGCTCCTCTGACCCGTGGGGCGGACAGCCCTCCGGTGGCGGCTGGGACACTCCTGACAGCAACGAGCCTCCTTTCTGA
- a CDS encoding LLM class flavin-dependent oxidoreductase: MQFGIFSIGDVTPDPTTGRTPTEHERIRATVEIARKAEEVGLDVFAIGQHHNPPFVAPANPPILMGHLAAQTDHILLSTATTLITTTDPVRLAEDYAYVQHLAEGRVDLTLGRGNTGPVYPWFGKDIRSGIPLAVENYALLHQLWRETEVDWQGRYRTPLQNFTSTPRPLDDVAPFVWHGSIRSPEIAEQAAYYGDGFFHNNIFWNKEHTGRMVDLYRERYEHYGHGTAEQAIVGLGGQVFMRRNSQDAVREFRPYFDHAPVYGGGPSLEEFTEMTPLTVGSPEQVIEKTLSFREYAGDYQRQLFLIDHAGLPLETVLEQVELLGEEVVPVLRQEVAARAPEGTPEPPTHGSLVRRRAAGGDPIPGGRKKSAEAAES; the protein is encoded by the coding sequence ATGCAGTTCGGCATATTCAGCATCGGTGACGTCACGCCCGACCCCACCACCGGCCGCACCCCCACCGAGCACGAGCGCATCAGAGCCACAGTGGAGATCGCCAGAAAGGCTGAAGAGGTGGGCCTCGACGTCTTCGCCATCGGACAGCACCACAACCCGCCGTTCGTCGCCCCCGCGAATCCGCCCATCCTCATGGGGCACCTCGCCGCGCAGACCGATCACATCCTGCTCTCCACCGCCACCACCCTGATCACCACCACGGACCCGGTGCGTCTGGCCGAGGACTACGCCTATGTGCAGCACCTCGCCGAAGGTCGGGTGGATCTCACCCTGGGACGCGGGAACACCGGCCCCGTCTACCCGTGGTTCGGCAAGGACATCCGCTCCGGGATCCCGCTGGCCGTGGAGAACTACGCGCTGCTGCACCAGCTCTGGCGCGAGACCGAGGTCGACTGGCAGGGCCGCTACCGCACCCCGCTGCAGAACTTCACCTCCACGCCGCGGCCGCTCGACGACGTCGCCCCGTTCGTCTGGCACGGGTCCATCCGCAGCCCGGAGATCGCCGAGCAGGCGGCCTACTACGGTGACGGCTTCTTCCACAACAACATCTTCTGGAACAAGGAGCACACCGGCCGCATGGTGGACCTCTACCGGGAGCGCTACGAGCACTACGGCCACGGCACCGCCGAGCAGGCCATCGTGGGTCTGGGCGGGCAGGTCTTCATGCGCAGGAACTCCCAGGACGCCGTGCGTGAGTTCCGCCCCTACTTCGACCACGCGCCGGTCTACGGCGGGGGTCCGTCTCTGGAGGAGTTCACCGAGATGACGCCGTTGACTGTGGGCAGCCCGGAGCAGGTCATCGAGAAGACCCTCAGCTTCCGCGAGTACGCCGGTGACTATCAGCGCCAGCTGTTCCTCATCGACCACGCCGGCCTGCCGCTGGAGACCGTGCTGGAGCAGGTCGAGCTGCTCGGCGAGGAGGTCGTGCCGGTGCTGCGCCAGGAGGTCGCCGCTCGGGCCCCGGAGGGGACCCCGGAGCCGCCCACGCATGGGTCGCTGGTCCGCCGCCGGGCTGCGGGCGGCGACCCGATCCCCGGTGGGAGGAAGAAGAGCGCGGAGGCCGCGGAGAGCTGA
- the rpsF gene encoding 30S ribosomal protein S6: MRHYELMVLVDPEVDERTVEPTLGKYMEIVKKDGGSVEEIDVWGRRRLSYEIKKKNEAIYAVVNFHSTPDSAAELDRLLRLNETIMRTKIIRPEDQRIS; this comes from the coding sequence ATGCGTCACTACGAACTGATGGTGCTCGTCGACCCCGAGGTGGATGAGCGCACTGTGGAGCCGACTCTCGGCAAGTACATGGAGATCGTCAAGAAGGACGGCGGCTCCGTCGAGGAGATCGACGTCTGGGGACGTCGTCGCCTGTCTTACGAGATCAAGAAGAAGAACGAGGCGATCTACGCCGTCGTGAACTTCCACTCCACCCCGGACTCGGCTGCCGAGCTCGACCGACTGCTGCGCCTGAACGAGACGATCATGCGCACCAAGATCATCCGTCCTGAGGACCAGCGCATCAGCTGA
- a CDS encoding M18 family aminopeptidase, whose translation MPETSDTLTSSPLTGDELIEDLASYVSASPSSYHAASVAAQRLVEAGFTQLGEHQDWPVTPGRHVVVRDGAVLAWIIPQGATAATPLRILGAHTDSPGFKLKPKSTVISHGWVQAGVEVYGGPLLNSWLDRELRLAGRLVTRDGATHLAATGPVARIPQLAIHLDRKVNDGLTLGKQTHTAPILGLAGSPEAAAETDVLAVVAEVAGVDPEQVDGYDLVVADAQAPARFGAGRRGAGEFLASGRLDNLSSVQAGLAALEQIAAEAAEAADGAVIPMLAAFDHEELGSASRSGAAGPFLEEVLDRIYEGLGATAGQRAQAFAASWHLSSDAGHAVHPNYAERHDPANRPLPNAGPLLKINANQRYTTDAPGAAMWAQVCRAADIPSQEFVSHNDVPCGSTIGPITATRLGIRTVDVGIPLLSMHSAREMCGVDDVAHLRDAAAAFFTAELTV comes from the coding sequence ATGCCTGAGACCTCCGACACCCTCACCAGTTCCCCGCTCACCGGAGACGAGCTCATCGAGGACCTCGCCTCCTATGTGAGCGCCTCGCCGTCGTCGTACCATGCGGCGTCCGTGGCGGCCCAGCGTCTCGTGGAGGCCGGGTTCACCCAGCTCGGCGAGCACCAGGACTGGCCCGTGACGCCCGGACGTCACGTCGTGGTCCGGGACGGGGCCGTGCTGGCCTGGATCATCCCGCAGGGCGCGACGGCGGCCACCCCGCTTCGGATCCTGGGCGCTCACACGGATTCCCCCGGATTCAAGCTGAAGCCGAAGTCCACGGTCATCAGCCACGGTTGGGTGCAGGCCGGTGTGGAGGTGTACGGGGGCCCGCTCCTGAATTCCTGGCTGGACCGGGAGCTGCGGCTGGCGGGCCGGCTGGTCACCCGCGACGGCGCCACCCACCTGGCCGCGACCGGCCCGGTGGCGCGCATCCCGCAGCTGGCCATCCACCTGGACCGGAAGGTCAACGACGGGCTCACACTCGGCAAGCAGACCCACACCGCACCCATTCTGGGGCTGGCCGGGTCCCCGGAGGCCGCCGCGGAGACGGATGTGCTCGCTGTGGTCGCCGAGGTGGCCGGAGTGGATCCGGAGCAGGTGGACGGATACGACCTCGTGGTCGCCGATGCCCAGGCTCCGGCCCGTTTCGGGGCAGGGCGCCGGGGCGCCGGGGAGTTCCTCGCTTCCGGTCGGCTGGACAACCTCTCCTCGGTGCAGGCCGGTCTCGCCGCTCTGGAGCAGATCGCCGCCGAGGCCGCCGAGGCCGCCGATGGTGCAGTCATCCCTATGCTGGCCGCGTTCGACCATGAGGAGCTCGGCTCGGCTTCCCGCTCCGGGGCCGCAGGGCCGTTCCTGGAGGAGGTGCTGGACCGCATCTACGAGGGGCTGGGGGCGACGGCGGGGCAGCGCGCGCAGGCCTTTGCCGCCTCCTGGCACCTCTCCTCCGACGCTGGCCACGCAGTGCACCCCAACTATGCGGAGCGTCACGACCCGGCCAACCGTCCGCTGCCCAACGCAGGGCCGCTGCTGAAGATCAACGCCAACCAGCGCTACACCACTGACGCCCCGGGGGCGGCCATGTGGGCGCAGGTCTGCCGGGCCGCGGACATCCCCAGTCAGGAGTTCGTCTCCCACAACGATGTCCCCTGCGGGTCGACGATCGGCCCCATCACCGCCACCCGGCTGGGGATCCGCACCGTCGACGTCGGGATCCCGCTGCTGTCCATGCATTCGGCCCGCGAGATGTGCGGGGTCGACGACGTCGCCCACCTGCGTGACGCGGCGGCGGCCTTCTTCACCGCCGAGCTGACGGTGTGA
- a CDS encoding glutaminase, translated as MHSPIPDYLLEVLESCAQDRSGELADYIPELASADADRHALALGTTDGVSYSAGDAEAQFTIQSVSKPFVYALAIDDIGLEAVRARVGVEPSGEAFNELSLEGGTGRPLNPMINAGAIATHQLVSTEGCEPLDDGAPERLARTESVRARTGRVLAGLSAFAGRELHIDYSVAESEFEESYRNRAIANMLRTHDIIGGEPTEAVRGYIDQCAVLVTVRDLALMAATLAGGGVHPVTGTQVVSAAAARQTLSVMATCGMYDGSGRWLARIGIPAKSGVSGAIIGVLPGQVGIASFAPRLDSEGNSVQGVEMFERLSQDMGLHLMSAEQPAAAAVRGITREEGPAGAATTRVALQGALRFTGAERVLREVVAVDADHGLAETVVLDLTQVQGLSSTAVRMLRELIRRLELDGHTVPLEDPGGLLEDR; from the coding sequence ATGCACTCCCCCATTCCGGACTACCTGCTCGAGGTGCTGGAGTCCTGCGCCCAGGACCGCTCCGGGGAACTGGCCGACTACATCCCGGAACTGGCCTCCGCCGACGCGGACCGGCATGCCCTCGCGCTGGGCACCACCGACGGCGTCTCCTACTCCGCCGGGGACGCGGAGGCGCAGTTCACCATCCAGTCGGTCTCCAAGCCCTTCGTCTATGCTCTGGCCATCGACGACATCGGCCTGGAGGCGGTCCGCGCACGTGTCGGCGTCGAACCCTCGGGAGAGGCGTTCAACGAGCTCTCCCTGGAGGGCGGCACCGGGCGTCCGCTGAACCCGATGATCAACGCCGGAGCGATCGCCACCCACCAGCTGGTGAGCACCGAGGGCTGTGAGCCGCTCGACGACGGCGCTCCGGAGCGCCTCGCCCGCACAGAGTCGGTGCGTGCCCGCACCGGGCGGGTGCTCGCCGGGCTCTCGGCCTTCGCCGGCCGGGAGCTGCACATCGACTACTCGGTCGCGGAGTCGGAGTTCGAGGAGAGCTACCGCAACCGGGCGATCGCAAACATGCTGCGCACCCACGACATCATCGGCGGCGAGCCCACCGAAGCGGTGCGCGGCTACATCGACCAGTGCGCGGTGCTGGTGACCGTCCGGGACCTGGCCCTGATGGCCGCGACCCTGGCCGGCGGCGGCGTGCACCCGGTGACCGGGACTCAGGTGGTCTCAGCCGCCGCCGCACGGCAGACGCTCTCGGTGATGGCCACCTGTGGGATGTACGACGGGTCCGGCCGCTGGCTGGCTCGAATCGGCATCCCCGCGAAGTCCGGGGTCTCCGGTGCGATCATCGGGGTGCTTCCCGGACAGGTGGGGATCGCCAGCTTCGCACCTCGCCTGGACAGCGAGGGCAACAGCGTCCAAGGCGTGGAGATGTTCGAGCGGCTCTCCCAGGACATGGGCCTGCACCTGATGAGCGCCGAGCAGCCTGCCGCGGCGGCGGTGCGCGGCATCACGCGCGAGGAGGGTCCCGCCGGAGCTGCGACCACCAGGGTCGCCCTGCAGGGAGCGCTGCGCTTCACCGGGGCGGAGCGCGTGCTGCGCGAAGTCGTCGCCGTCGATGCCGATCACGGACTGGCCGAGACCGTGGTGCTGGACCTGACCCAGGTGCAGGGGCTCTCCTCCACCGCCGTGCGCATGCTGCGCGAGCTCATCCGGCGCCTGGAGCTCGACGGGCACACGGTGCCGCTGGAGGACCCCGGCGGCCTGCTCGAGGACCGCTGA
- the rplI gene encoding 50S ribosomal protein L9, producing MAKLILTQEVSGLGAAGDIVDVKDGYARNYLLPRGYALAWTKGGEKDVERIRAARKSREIATVEEAQAVAEKLQSQPVKVSVKTGESGRLFGTVGAAQIAEAVEAAGLGSIDKRTVEIPERIKAVGSYAATVKLHSDVTASIDLQVVAGK from the coding sequence ATGGCAAAGCTCATCCTGACTCAGGAAGTGTCCGGTCTGGGTGCTGCGGGCGACATCGTCGACGTCAAGGACGGCTACGCGCGCAACTACCTGCTTCCGCGCGGCTACGCCCTGGCGTGGACCAAGGGTGGCGAGAAGGACGTGGAGCGCATCCGCGCAGCACGGAAGTCTCGTGAGATCGCCACTGTCGAGGAGGCGCAGGCCGTCGCCGAGAAGCTGCAGTCGCAGCCGGTGAAGGTCAGCGTGAAGACCGGCGAGTCCGGTCGCCTGTTCGGCACCGTCGGCGCCGCACAGATCGCAGAGGCCGTCGAGGCCGCCGGTCTGGGCTCCATCGACAAGCGCACCGTCGAGATCCCCGAGCGGATCAAGGCCGTCGGCAGCTACGCTGCCACGGTGAAGCTGCACTCTGACGTCACCGCCTCGATCGACCTGCAGGTCGTCGCAGGAAAGTGA